GAGAAATACCTCCTCCAGATCCCCCTCGTTCAGGCGGGCGGTTCCCCTTAAATCACCGGTAGTTCCGAGGGCGATCATACGGCCCTGGTGGATAATCCCGATCCGGTCGCAGAGATCCTCTGCTATCTCCAGCGTATGGGTGGACATAAAAACGGTAACGCCGTTTGCGGCCAGGCCCCGGAAGATGGTCTTGACCATTCTGATCCCGGCCGGGTCCAGACCTACCATCGGTTCATCAACGATAATTATTTCCGGTTTGTGCAAAAGCGCCGAGGCGATGATAAGCCGCTGCTTCATCCCATGCGAATATGCCTCGATGAGATAATCGCCCCAGTCGTAGAGGGAAAAATTCTGCAGGAGCTCATTAACCCTTTCCGGAAAGTCCTCTTCGGCAACTCCGTAGAGATCGCCGATAAAACCCATGAACTCCCTCCCGGTCAGCTTCTCGTAGAGAAAGGGCCTGTCCGGAATAAATCCTATGATTTTCTTTGCTTTTTCAGGATATTGCGCAACATCGATCCCGGCAATTGCGATGGTTCCTTCTGTTGCGCCGAGGATTCCCGCCATCATGCGCAGGGTGGTCGTCTTGCCGGCGCCGTTGGGCCCGATAAAGCCAAAGAGCTCCCCCTTCTCTACGGTCAGGTTCAAATGGTCAACGGCCAGGTTGCGCCCATAGCTTTTTGTCAGATTTGTCAGTTCGATCATCTTTCCATTCTCACAATCTCCAATTTCAATCTCCCGATCAGACCAGTCATGTCCATTTGCTTCTCAAGCGAACCACGGGCAAAACGCAAATGCGTCACATCCGCAGGCATCTGGCCGAGAGTGGCATCCGCGGTGACCCAGCCGCCCATTTTTTTTATATAGAAAACATTCCAGGCATGAAAGAAGAAACTGCCGCGCATGTAAACCAGACCTGTTTCGATTTCCGTCGGCAGTCCGGCCGCCCTTCCCATCGCCGCCAGTAAAACTGCATGCTCGTTGCAGTCTCCGACCATGTTTTCCAGTGTTTGCAATGCGTCCGGCACAGAAAGAACCGGCCGCTTGGCAATGCTTTTATGCAGCCATCTTACCAGTTTCTCAGCTTTCGTCATCTCGTCAGCGGAGGCAGCGACAATTTCGGAAACCTTACGCCGTATTTTCAGATTATCCGCCTCAATAAACGGCGCCTCTTTCAGATAAAGATCAGGATTTTCCGACACACCTGGAAATGGGTACATCTGCTTGAGCTCTTTCTCGTGATGAACGGTCAGAAGTCCATCACGGTATGTCTGGCGCCCGCCCTCAAGCAGAAAATGTCCGGCGGGAAGATTATGAAGACGAACGGTTAATATCTTTAAGCCGGGGGCGTCATCAATCGGCGGGGACACAGGGATTGCGGCGGCAGCGGTGAAATCGGAACCGGCCGCGTCATCAAGACCGGATAGCGCCTCCTTTTTTGAAACCTCCTGCAATACGATCCCCAGTATCCCCTCTTCGCGCAGGACAACCCCATCAGGAGAAACCCAGGCAACCTGTTTCATCCCCATGAAATCAAGAGCCAGCTTTCTTGCCGAAACTGCCTTTCCCCTGACCGTCAGTTTATCTTCCCCGAGGGACGTTATCTTAACCTCCCGGCTGGACAAAGAGGCTGGATCAAACAACGG
This window of the Syntrophobacterales bacterium genome carries:
- a CDS encoding ABC transporter ATP-binding protein, which translates into the protein MIELTNLTKSYGRNLAVDHLNLTVEKGELFGFIGPNGAGKTTTLRMMAGILGATEGTIAIAGIDVAQYPEKAKKIIGFIPDRPFLYEKLTGREFMGFIGDLYGVAEEDFPERVNELLQNFSLYDWGDYLIEAYSHGMKQRLIIASALLHKPEIIIVDEPMVGLDPAGIRMVKTIFRGLAANGVTVFMSTHTLEIAEDLCDRIGIIHQGRMIALGTTGDLRGTARLNEGDLEEVFLRLTQKSEGEGAS
- a CDS encoding transglutaminase-like domain-containing protein, which gives rise to MKKSGAKWRYYGTGGGVILLFLILLFFRLGIPDKIFRGLEKQTHVTDISLSSGEVWMEITQNQQKIGYALRRRVQTEKGSEFSEDIFMKVNTMGVIQPVTIHTQANLKPGGELSGFQFALGSSLFKFAAEGTIENGKMSVRMGDDNKERVLPLPAPVYLGGSVIAAAGRGELKQGEQRSFPLFDPASLSSREVKITSLGEDKLTVRGKAVSARKLALDFMGMKQVAWVSPDGVVLREEGILGIVLQEVSKKEALSGLDDAAGSDFTAAAAIPVSPPIDDAPGLKILTVRLHNLPAGHFLLEGGRQTYRDGLLTVHHEKELKQMYPFPGVSENPDLYLKEAPFIEADNLKIRRKVSEIVAASADEMTKAEKLVRWLHKSIAKRPVLSVPDALQTLENMVGDCNEHAVLLAAMGRAAGLPTEIETGLVYMRGSFFFHAWNVFYIKKMGGWVTADATLGQMPADVTHLRFARGSLEKQMDMTGLIGRLKLEIVRMER